One genomic window of Quercus robur chromosome 6, dhQueRobu3.1, whole genome shotgun sequence includes the following:
- the LOC126688997 gene encoding uncharacterized protein LOC126688997, producing MDDVTFDLEIHVGGCFVEEPTIQYVGGSVRLLTEIDPDKLSYFEIRDLCHLVGAPKEHSRYKYLIPDGDLQHDLRDIETDTDVVNMTNLHKAWYAEKIIIYTDIDVEPLAVEYPDAGGVADGGVGGDARGVAGGVAGGVGGDAGGVADGVGGHAGGDVSGDAARVEIELDSDDDEDDENDDESDDEEDVEDVDIDARDEEQNVEGDDDDDDDDDDDWLNEGLEGDGFGDDVFAAQKSAPQGSAPNTNPESSNAPHTAPESSNAPHTDPEWAEPALEDDLVSMDGSDDEQEPEQVEFNAKSDMRNVVLKKEMKFPNAKVFRAALREYAIKKPVDIKFKLNEKTKISVHCKNGCGWRCYASQISGELTFQIKTLTDECTCPKSFKNSQATSAYVAKRFVEDFSKNPNWEVSGVHNHVMQNLFVDLSVNQVYRSKRKAKDLINGDEQLQYGVLRDYAQMITTVDKGSRVILQTEMAEETSQPKFKRMYVRFNAQKVGFLGGCRPFIGLDGCHIKHRFGGQILSATAKDANDNIFPVAMAVVEQETRESWIWFLEIFADDIGRPEELQLVFISDRQKGLIPAIETLFPTVEHRYCVKHIYNNFKVDHKGLELKDALWRCAAATTAREFERCMQYIRDLDEKAYEYLANIAPAQWTRSHFTHRALTDCLVNNLSESFNAMILKSRDKPILAMLEWIRVRLMTRLYTKREGIQKYAGKLCPSIQDRLEKLKVESKAFSATPAGSFLYEVGSQYERHVVDLVKKTCSCRSWDLNGIPCKHAITAIYTNIETPEDYTHPCYFKETYMEIYKEVLPPMPGQSEWAETGQPAPLAPHIYKPPGRPPKQRKRASDEPRNPYKASRQNRPVRCGKCKKEGHNSRGCKAGITGETPWQRRQRLQREKAAREGVPAPRSAPQPAPQPAPQPPSQQPTQTYNMMSATQPSSSQQGNQPRPSHKRAGWFSSSQPEFHTPRETWDTLPSSSQPSHASGSTGGVRTRGQLAAQRPPKMNLVGGKRKK from the exons ATGGATGATGTCACATTTGACCTTGAAATTCATGTTGGGGGATGTTTTGTGGAGGAGCCAACCATACAATATGTGGGTGGGTCTGTACGTTTACTGACAGAGATTGACCCTGACAAGTTGAGTTACTTTGAAATTAGGGATTTATGCCATCTAGTTGGTGCTCCTAAGGAACACAGTAGATATAAGTATTTAATTCCTGATGGTGATCTACAGCATGATTTAAGAGACATAGAAACAGATACAGATGTCGTAAACATGACTAACCTTCATAAGGCATGGTATGCtgaaaaaatcataatctaTACTGACATAGATGTGGAGCCATTGGCAGTTGAGTATCCTGATGCAGGGGGAGTGGCAGATGGTGGCGTAGGTGGTGATGCAAGGGGAGTGGCAGGGGGAGTGGCAGGTGGTGTAGGTGGTGATGCAGGGGGAGTGGCAGATGGTGTAGGTGGTCATGCAGGTGGTGATGTAAGTGGTGATGCAGCAAGGGTTGAAATAGAATtggatagtgatgatgatgaagatgatgagaatgatgatgagagtgatgatgaagaagatgttgaggaTGTTGACATTGATGCAAGAGATGAAGAACAGAATGTtgaaggagatgatgatgatgatgatgatgatgatgatgattggctAAATGAAGGCCTAGAGGGGGATGGCTTTGGTGATGATGTATTTGCTGCTCAAAAATCAGCTCCACAAGGTTCTGCTCCCAATACAAAcccagaatcaagcaatgcaccccacacagccccagaatcaagcaatgcaccccACACAGACCCTGAGTGGGCTGAGCCAGCCCTTGAGGATGACCTGGTAAGCATGGATGGGTCTGATGATGAGCAGGAACCTGAGCAAGTGGAGTTTAATGCTAAGAGTGACATGAGAAATGTTGTACtgaagaaggagatgaagttCCCTAATGCAAAGGTGTTCAGAGCTGCTTTGAGGGAGTATGCAATCAAAAAACCTGTTGACATCAAATTCAAGCTGAatgagaagaccaagatatcAGTTCACTGCAAGAATGGGTGTGGGTGGAGATGTTATGCATCTCAAATAAGTGGAGAgctaacatttcaaattaagACCTTGACTGATGAGTGTACTTGTCCCAAGTCTTTCAAAAACAGCCAAGCAACATCAGCTTATGTTGCTAAGAGGTTCGTTgaggattttagcaaaaatccaaattgggaGGTGAGTGGTGTACACAACCATGTGATGCAAAATTTATTTGTTGACCTAAGTGTAAACCAAGTGTATAGGTCAAAGAGAAAGGCAAAGGATTTGATAAATGGAGATGAGCAACTGCAATATGGTGTCCTTAGGGACTATGCACAAATGATAACCACTGTAGACAAGGGGAGTAGGGTTATATTGCAGACAGAAATGGCTGAGGAGACTTCCCAGCCAAAATTTAAGAGGATGTATGTTAGGTTCAATGCTCAGAAGGTAGGATTTTTAGGTGGATGCAGGCCATTTATAGGTTTAGATGGTTGTCACATAAAGCACAGATTTGGTGGGCAAATCTTATCTGCCACTGCCAAGGATGCAAATGACAACATTTTTCCAGTAGCCATGGCTGTTGTGGAACAAGAAACCAGGGAGTcttggatatggtttttggaaatttttgctgatgatatagggaggccagaGGAGCTTCAGTTGGTCTTCATTTCTGATAGGCAAAAG GGGCTTATACCTGCAATAGAGACACTATTCCCTACCGTGGAGCATAGATACTGTGTGAAACACatctacaacaatttcaaagttGATCACAAGGGATTGGAGCTGAAGGATGCATTGTGGAGGTGTGCTGCTGCCACAACAGCAAGGGAGTTTGAGAGATGCATGCAGTACATAagggatttggatgaaaaggcATATGAGTATCTTGCAAACATTGCACCTGCACAGTGGACAAGGTCACACTTCACTCATAGGGCCTTAACAGATTGTTTGGTAAATAATTTGAGTGAGTCTTTTAATGCAATGATATTGAAGTCTAGGGACAAGCCTATCTTGGCAATGTTGGAGTGGATTAGGGTTAGACTTATGACTAGGCTTTACACAAAAAGGGAAGGGATACAGAAGTATGCTGGAAAGTTGTGTCCAAGCATACAAGATAGGTTGGAGAAATTGAAGGTTGAAAGTAAGGCATTTAGTGCTACCCCAGCTGGTAGTTTCCTTTATGAGGTAGGCAGTCAGTATGAGAGGCATGTAGTTGATTTGGTGAAGAAGACATGTAGTTGTAGGTCTTGGGATTTAAATGGCATTCCCTGCAAACATGCCATAACAGCCATTTATACAAACATTGAGACACCAGAAGACTATACCCACCCATGctacttcaaagaaacttacatgGAGATATACAAGGAGGTACTTCCTCCCATGCCTGGCCAGTCAGAATGGGCTGAGACTGGACAGCCTGCTCCCCTGGCACCTCACATATACAAACCACCAGGCAGACCAcccaagcaaagaaagaggGCTTCTGATGAGCCTAGGAACCCTTACAAAGCAAGTAGACAGAATAGACCTGTAAGATGTGGGAAATGCAAAAAGGAAGGGCATAACTCAAGAGGGTGCAAGGCTGGCATCACTGGGGAGACACCATGGCAGAGGAGACAGAgacttcaaagagaaaaagct GCAAGGGAAGGGGTGCCTGCACCTAGATCTGCACCTCAGCCTGCACCTCAGCCTGCACCTCAGCCACCATCCCAGCAGCCTACACAGACCTACAACATGATGTCTGCCACTCAGCCTTCATCCTCACAGCAAGGAAATCAACCTAGGCCATCTCACAAGAGAGCAGGATGGTTCTCTTCCTCGCAACCAGAGTTTCACACACCTAGGGAGACCTGGGATACCTTACCAAGTTCTTCACAG cctTCACATGCAAGTGGAAGCACTGGTGGTGTGAGGACTAGAGGACAGCTTGCTGCACAAAGGCCACCAAAAATGAATCTAGTGGGTGGAAAGAGGAAAAAGTAA
- the LOC126689742 gene encoding uncharacterized protein LOC126689742, whose protein sequence is MSSSSGNFSGSCGHMCNEQTCVLRTSLSLHNFGRRFLGCSHYKVGPKCPFFVWIDNPTCPRGNEAAPLALEKMSRLQTALQLANERERTALETAEEARQMAEKALEEEAKAKERERKARAVCAKAKEKAILAEEKQRMWKSACILSWIFFVIVMLLCFGSIEFSGVKRPRLLPLK, encoded by the coding sequence ATGTCTTCATCAAGTGGTAATTTCTCGGGTTCATGTGGACATATGTGCAATGAGCAGACTTGTGTTTTGAGAACAAGTTTGAGTTTGCACAATTTTGGGAGGAGGTTCTTGGGTTGTAGCCATTATAAGGTTGGTCCTAAGtgtcctttctttgtttggattgataaCCCAACCTGTCCTCGTGGGAATGAAGCTGCACCTTTGGCTCTAGAGAAGATGTCTAGGCTTCAGACTGCTCTCCAACTTGCAAATGAGAGGGAAAGGACAGCTCTGGAAACGGCAGAAGAAGCTAGGCAAATGGCAGAAAAGGCTCTTGAAGAGGAAGCCAAAGccaaggagagggagagaaaggctcGAGCTGTCTGTGCAAAAGCTAAGGAAAAAGCCATTCTTGCTGAAGAGAAGCAAAGAATGTGGAagtctgcatgcattttgtcatggatcttttttgttattgttatgttgttgtgttttggctCAATTGAGTTCTCTGGAGTGAAGAGACCTAGATTGTTGCCCCTGAAGTAG